The Haloarchaeobius amylolyticus genome window below encodes:
- a CDS encoding 1,4-dihydroxy-2-naphthoyl-CoA synthase, whose amino-acid sequence MVSELFDPEAWEAIDLDLDDITYHRAVDSGTVRIAFDRPEVRNAFRPGTVDELYDALDHAKRQTDVGCVLLTGNGPSPKDGGWAFCSGGDQRVRGGAGYEYQGDDAEKESASKSGRLHILEVQRLIRHIPKPVICVVPGWAVGGGHSLHVVCDMTIASEEHAKFLQTDPDVASFDAGFGSAYLAKQVGQKKAREIFFLGKTYDAEEAADMGMVNEAVPHEELEETALEWAETINDKSPTAVRMLKYAFNMTDDGMIGQQVFAGEATRLGYMTDEAQEGRDAFVEKRDPDFDDYEWHY is encoded by the coding sequence ATGGTTTCCGAACTCTTCGACCCCGAGGCGTGGGAGGCGATCGACCTCGACCTCGACGACATCACCTACCACCGCGCCGTCGACTCGGGCACGGTCCGCATCGCCTTCGACCGCCCCGAGGTCCGCAACGCGTTCCGGCCCGGCACGGTCGACGAACTGTACGACGCACTCGACCACGCCAAGCGCCAGACAGACGTGGGCTGTGTCCTCCTCACCGGGAACGGCCCCTCGCCGAAGGACGGCGGCTGGGCGTTCTGCTCCGGCGGCGACCAGCGCGTTCGGGGCGGCGCCGGCTACGAGTACCAGGGCGACGACGCCGAGAAGGAGTCCGCCTCGAAGTCGGGTCGCCTGCACATCCTCGAGGTCCAGCGTCTCATCCGGCACATCCCGAAGCCGGTCATCTGCGTGGTCCCCGGCTGGGCCGTCGGCGGCGGCCACTCCCTCCACGTGGTCTGTGACATGACCATCGCCTCCGAGGAGCACGCGAAGTTCCTCCAGACCGACCCCGACGTGGCGAGTTTCGACGCCGGCTTCGGGTCGGCCTACCTCGCGAAGCAGGTCGGCCAGAAGAAGGCCCGCGAGATATTCTTCCTCGGGAAGACCTACGACGCCGAGGAGGCCGCCGACATGGGCATGGTGAACGAGGCGGTCCCCCACGAGGAACTGGAGGAGACGGCGCTGGAGTGGGCCGAGACCATCAACGACAAGTCGCCGACCGCGGTCCGCATGCTGAAGTACGCCTTCAACATGACCGACGACGGCATGATCGGCCAGCAGGTCTTCGCGGGCGAGGCGACCCGGCTGGGCTACATGACCGACGAGGCCCAGGAGGGCCGCGACGCCTTCGTCGAGAAGCGCGACCCGGACTTCGACGACTACGAGTGGCACTACTGA
- a CDS encoding histidine kinase has product MSTTTETAQQFDASTGNWRAGVLGGIGGALVMGALVLAMNAATLEVAIPSLYTLAPPASAGLGLVVHVSHGAVLGVVFAGLVGAFDLDSLGGQVGLGAAWGAVTWVVLAALVMPVWLDVVGSPANPPLPNFAIPSLLWHVVYGLVLGGVYALVEDAV; this is encoded by the coding sequence ATGTCGACGACGACAGAAACCGCACAGCAGTTCGATGCATCGACCGGCAACTGGCGCGCTGGCGTCCTCGGCGGCATCGGGGGCGCCCTCGTGATGGGTGCCCTCGTCCTCGCCATGAACGCGGCCACGCTCGAGGTGGCGATTCCTTCGCTGTACACGCTCGCGCCCCCCGCCAGCGCGGGGCTCGGGCTCGTGGTCCACGTCTCCCACGGCGCGGTCCTCGGCGTGGTGTTCGCCGGCCTCGTCGGCGCCTTCGACCTCGACTCGCTCGGCGGACAGGTCGGCCTCGGTGCCGCCTGGGGCGCCGTGACCTGGGTCGTCCTCGCCGCCCTCGTCATGCCGGTGTGGCTCGACGTGGTCGGGTCGCCCGCGAACCCGCCGCTGCCGAACTTCGCCATCCCGTCGCTGCTCTGGCACGTCGTCTACGGGCTCGTCCTCGGCGGCGTGTACGCACTGGTCGAGGACGCGGTCTGA
- a CDS encoding outer membrane protein assembly factor BamB family protein, whose protein sequence is MQRREALAALASALTGAGCLRLQDGVSTGTRTLRPTDAETGTGTATVGTTETGTDTDTETTTDAPPQGPPVTGESRSFAYDPANTGYSGGAGPAEKPGEGWTASFSEAIRTVPALVDETLYVAADWLAAYDARSGEELWTTSSAARVSPSVADGLVFGADYGSVKAFDAESGSLEWSASTGRPNGLTVADGTVVTGTAAGVEALDAASGDSQWSALSGVDIDTAPAIANGTVFVADRPRDRPGRVYAFDLASGSKQWEYEVSAEDGSGAHYYFIGEPAYSDGTVYLACENRVAYAVDAETGEEVWQTTTNGGMNPAPAVARDTVYVGHDGGSVIALDRATGEQRWEGRGGTGSVVSNVVATEESVFAVDDSGLLVAYDRTTGDVRYKLGLTRSRTRCGPLVTSDWLFVGDGDGTLHAFTTGN, encoded by the coding sequence ATGCAACGACGCGAAGCACTCGCTGCGCTGGCGAGTGCGCTGACCGGCGCCGGTTGCCTGCGCCTCCAGGACGGCGTCTCGACCGGCACACGGACGCTGCGACCGACGGACGCGGAGACCGGGACGGGGACCGCCACGGTGGGGACGACCGAAACCGGGACCGACACCGACACCGAGACGACGACAGACGCACCGCCACAGGGCCCGCCGGTGACCGGGGAGAGCCGTTCCTTCGCGTACGACCCGGCCAACACCGGGTACTCCGGCGGCGCCGGCCCGGCCGAGAAACCCGGCGAGGGGTGGACCGCCTCGTTCTCGGAAGCGATCCGGACCGTACCCGCACTGGTCGACGAGACGCTCTACGTCGCGGCCGACTGGCTCGCGGCGTACGATGCCCGGAGCGGCGAGGAACTGTGGACCACGTCGAGCGCCGCACGCGTCTCCCCGAGCGTCGCGGACGGACTGGTCTTCGGCGCGGACTACGGAAGCGTGAAGGCGTTCGACGCCGAATCCGGGAGTCTGGAGTGGTCGGCCTCGACCGGGCGACCGAACGGGCTGACGGTCGCCGACGGGACCGTGGTCACCGGCACCGCAGCGGGCGTCGAGGCACTGGACGCGGCCTCGGGCGACAGCCAGTGGTCGGCGCTCTCGGGTGTCGACATCGATACGGCGCCGGCCATCGCGAACGGGACGGTGTTCGTCGCCGACCGACCCCGCGACCGGCCCGGGCGCGTCTACGCCTTCGACCTCGCCTCGGGCTCGAAGCAGTGGGAGTACGAGGTAAGTGCCGAGGACGGAAGCGGCGCACACTACTACTTCATCGGCGAACCCGCCTACAGCGACGGAACGGTCTACCTCGCCTGCGAGAACCGCGTCGCCTACGCCGTCGACGCCGAGACGGGTGAGGAGGTCTGGCAGACGACGACGAACGGCGGCATGAACCCGGCGCCGGCGGTCGCCAGGGACACCGTCTACGTCGGCCACGACGGCGGCAGCGTCATCGCCCTCGACCGCGCGACGGGCGAGCAGCGGTGGGAGGGTCGGGGCGGTACCGGTTCGGTCGTCTCGAACGTCGTCGCCACCGAGGAGAGCGTCTTCGCGGTCGACGACTCCGGGCTGCTGGTCGCCTACGACCGCACCACCGGGGACGTCCGGTACAAACTCGGGCTGACCCGGTCCAGGACCCGGTGTGGCCCACTCGTCACCAGCGACTGGCTCTTCGTTGGCGACGGCGACGGGACCCTGCACGCGTTCACGACGGGGAACTGA
- the menD gene encoding 2-succinyl-5-enolpyruvyl-6-hydroxy-3-cyclohexene-1-carboxylic-acid synthase: MTGDDSGDDARPDAEYPNRNTLCAETLVDELAEGGLSAVCIAPGSRSTPLTVAFANHDDVQVFSHLDERSAAFFALGRGRRTGEPTALVCTSGTAAANFHPAVIEASQARVPLLVLTADRPPELRDSGANQTIDQEKLYGDSVRWYRDLPEPEPTPRKLRRLRTDAARALAESEGTPMGPVHLNCPFRKPLEPVDVPGDVPADWDEGDTRASAGRESGPYVARRQGRPTLSDGDLTALARAVDDAATGLILAGPADPADLTDAGVAGGATGAGDTAAAIASLAHETNFPILADPLSGVRFGPHVGDAPVLGGYDGYLPAQDIDPDLVLRFGASMTSKPVRKALADSDARQVLVDPAGEWRDAEFVCSDLVVADPGETARALAGAVESPGDPAFRDDLVDTESRYWSLLSDEMDRDALEGAVLETVFAAAPDPATVFVSNSMPIRDADRFGRPREAALTVLANRGASGIDGVLSTGLGAGSATDDDLVVVTGDLAYYHDMNGLLALARCGVDATIVCLNNDGGGIFHLLPIEAFDPPFTEQFKTPHGLDFEPTGDLYDLDFRRVAPGEFASAYTDALGSDGTTVVEVDFDAETSHRERERVRDAVVAQL; encoded by the coding sequence ATGACGGGCGACGATTCTGGGGACGACGCCCGCCCCGACGCCGAGTACCCGAACCGCAACACGCTGTGCGCCGAGACGCTGGTCGACGAGCTGGCGGAGGGCGGCCTGTCCGCGGTCTGCATCGCCCCCGGGAGCCGGTCGACACCCCTCACCGTCGCCTTCGCGAACCACGACGACGTGCAGGTGTTCTCCCACCTCGACGAGCGCTCGGCGGCCTTCTTCGCGCTCGGGCGCGGCCGCCGGACCGGCGAACCCACAGCACTCGTCTGTACCTCCGGGACCGCCGCGGCGAACTTCCACCCGGCGGTCATCGAGGCCAGCCAGGCGCGGGTGCCCCTGCTCGTCCTCACCGCCGACCGCCCGCCGGAACTCCGCGACTCGGGTGCGAACCAGACCATCGACCAGGAGAAGCTCTACGGGGATTCGGTCCGGTGGTACCGCGACCTGCCCGAGCCGGAGCCGACCCCGCGGAAGCTCAGGCGCCTCCGGACCGACGCGGCCAGGGCGCTGGCCGAGAGCGAGGGCACCCCGATGGGACCGGTCCACCTCAACTGCCCGTTCCGGAAGCCGCTGGAGCCGGTCGACGTGCCCGGCGACGTGCCGGCCGACTGGGACGAGGGCGACACGCGAGCCTCGGCCGGCCGCGAATCCGGCCCCTACGTCGCCCGGAGACAGGGGCGCCCGACGCTCTCGGACGGCGACCTCACCGCACTCGCACGGGCGGTCGACGACGCCGCGACGGGCCTTATCCTCGCCGGCCCGGCCGACCCGGCCGACCTGACGGACGCCGGCGTAGCTGGGGGCGCAACCGGCGCCGGCGACACCGCCGCCGCCATCGCCAGCCTCGCCCACGAGACGAACTTCCCCATCCTCGCGGACCCGCTCTCCGGCGTGCGGTTCGGCCCCCACGTCGGCGACGCCCCGGTGCTTGGCGGCTACGACGGCTACCTCCCGGCACAGGACATCGACCCCGACCTCGTGCTGCGGTTCGGCGCGTCGATGACCTCGAAACCAGTCCGGAAGGCGCTCGCCGACAGCGACGCGCGACAGGTGCTGGTCGACCCTGCCGGGGAGTGGCGCGACGCCGAGTTCGTCTGCTCGGACCTCGTCGTCGCCGACCCCGGCGAGACGGCGCGCGCCCTCGCCGGAGCGGTCGAGTCGCCGGGCGACCCGGCGTTCCGCGACGACCTGGTCGACACCGAATCGCGGTACTGGTCGCTCCTCTCGGACGAGATGGACCGCGATGCACTGGAGGGCGCGGTGCTGGAGACCGTCTTCGCCGCGGCACCCGACCCCGCCACCGTCTTCGTCTCGAACTCCATGCCCATCCGGGACGCCGACCGCTTCGGGCGTCCCCGCGAGGCCGCCCTCACCGTCCTCGCGAACCGCGGCGCGAGCGGCATCGACGGCGTGCTCTCGACCGGGCTGGGCGCCGGGTCGGCGACCGACGACGACCTCGTGGTCGTCACGGGCGACCTCGCGTACTACCACGACATGAACGGCCTGCTGGCGCTCGCACGCTGCGGCGTGGACGCCACCATCGTCTGTCTGAACAACGACGGCGGTGGCATCTTCCACCTGCTCCCCATCGAGGCGTTCGACCCGCCGTTCACCGAGCAGTTCAAGACGCCCCACGGCCTCGACTTCGAGCCGACCGGCGACCTGTACGACCTCGACTTCCGGCGGGTGGCGCCCGGCGAGTTCGCGTCGGCCTACACCGACGCCCTCGGCAGCGACGGGACGACCGTCGTGGAGGTCGACTTCGACGCCGAGACCAGCCACCGCGAGCGCGAGCGGGTCCGGGACGCGGTCGTGGCCCAGCTCTGA
- a CDS encoding LysE family translocator gives MPVDDSRLKDAWPNRDTVLTVSTLVAFVPAALAVVLAPGPDTMVVLARGLGGGRRAGLAAACGTATGVLLHTLAAVAGLSVLLQTSAVAYRVLTYVGAAYLVYLGVQTIRDDEEFDVSAAAVAGDGSPRRAFRQALAVNVSNPKVAVFVLAFLPQFVPAGTAAPGEMLTLGVVYAALGLLYLGLLAAFASQARRVVARSERLPRVLRAISGSVLVGFAALLVLDGRHA, from the coding sequence GTGCCGGTCGATGACAGCAGACTGAAGGACGCGTGGCCGAATCGAGACACCGTGCTCACCGTCTCGACGCTGGTCGCGTTCGTCCCGGCCGCGCTCGCGGTCGTGCTCGCGCCCGGCCCGGACACGATGGTCGTCCTCGCCCGGGGCCTCGGCGGGGGCCGCCGCGCCGGCCTCGCCGCAGCCTGCGGTACCGCGACCGGGGTCCTGTTGCACACGCTGGCCGCGGTGGCCGGGCTCTCCGTGCTGCTCCAGACCTCCGCGGTCGCGTACCGGGTGCTCACCTACGTCGGCGCGGCCTACCTCGTCTACCTCGGTGTGCAGACCATCCGCGACGACGAGGAGTTCGACGTGTCGGCGGCGGCCGTCGCCGGAGACGGTTCGCCCCGGCGTGCCTTCCGGCAGGCGCTCGCGGTGAACGTCTCGAACCCGAAGGTGGCGGTGTTCGTCCTCGCGTTCCTCCCGCAGTTCGTCCCCGCGGGGACCGCGGCTCCCGGCGAGATGCTCACCCTCGGCGTGGTGTACGCCGCCCTCGGCCTGCTCTACCTCGGCCTCCTCGCCGCGTTCGCCAGCCAGGCGCGGCGCGTCGTGGCCCGGTCCGAGCGCCTGCCCCGGGTCCTCCGGGCCATCAGCGGCAGCGTCCTCGTCGGGTTCGCGGCGCTGCTGGTGCTCGACGGCCGCCACGCCTGA
- a CDS encoding J domain-containing protein — MPETFYDVLGVAHDADQDAIRDAYRERVKETHPDLNDAPDAAEAFQRVAEAEEVLGDPDERARYDRLGHEAYVSSFGGPGGVGQQGRDRPADDPADDGPNDGYQSRNRRQEYPGSDRRSSRTGNETNRSYYVGDDEQEATADGGSTGSAAEWFVGEQSEQRRRTGTNTRREHVAEDDEDDEFEGFSVHDWDDEDIDADAGRVNISQNTMVIVVATFLMYPFMAYTTVAPVGLAVNLTVGACMLLLLVYLLTIPRVSVFGFAALSVVVPLGLAAVGVAWLSLHGLFVLGSVWIPFGYAMLFAKVLSSPS; from the coding sequence ATGCCGGAGACGTTCTACGACGTACTCGGCGTCGCCCACGACGCCGACCAGGATGCCATCCGCGACGCCTACCGCGAGCGCGTCAAGGAGACGCATCCCGACCTGAACGACGCCCCGGACGCGGCCGAGGCGTTCCAGCGCGTGGCCGAGGCCGAGGAGGTCCTCGGCGACCCCGACGAACGCGCCCGGTACGACCGCCTCGGCCACGAGGCGTACGTCTCGAGTTTCGGCGGCCCAGGCGGCGTCGGTCAGCAGGGCAGGGACCGGCCCGCCGACGACCCGGCCGACGACGGCCCGAACGACGGCTACCAGAGCCGCAACCGCCGGCAGGAGTACCCCGGGTCCGACCGCCGGTCGTCCCGCACCGGCAACGAGACCAACCGGAGCTACTACGTCGGCGACGACGAGCAGGAGGCGACCGCGGACGGCGGCTCGACGGGGTCCGCCGCGGAGTGGTTCGTCGGCGAGCAGAGCGAACAGCGCCGCCGGACCGGCACGAACACCCGGCGCGAGCACGTCGCCGAGGACGACGAGGACGACGAGTTCGAGGGGTTCTCCGTCCACGACTGGGACGACGAGGACATCGACGCCGACGCAGGGCGCGTGAACATCTCGCAGAACACGATGGTCATCGTCGTCGCGACCTTCCTCATGTACCCCTTCATGGCCTACACGACCGTCGCACCCGTCGGGCTGGCGGTGAACCTGACGGTCGGGGCGTGCATGCTGTTGCTGCTGGTCTACCTGTTGACGATCCCGCGCGTCTCCGTCTTCGGCTTCGCCGCCCTCAGCGTCGTCGTCCCGCTCGGGCTTGCCGCCGTCGGCGTCGCCTGGCTCTCCCTGCACGGCCTGTTCGTCCTCGGCTCCGTCTGGATTCCCTTCGGGTACGCGATGCTGTTCGCGAAGGTCCTCAGTTCCCCGTCGTGA
- a CDS encoding isochorismate synthase, with product MERARSEGTVTAPAVGSEGVLVSRSRPIDDVSYRAFLASREPPRLHWANFEGLELAGAGAAARLTASGPDRFERIRASAQTLFDDADCTNADAPRPRLVGGFAFSDDHEPTETWAGFGAAEFLLPEVQLTRTDDGTWLTVNRYGRHVDPTSVEAQLDRAADAVADLPAMRPRGGTPGVVSTRRTTTKDVWTDQVADAVDRINAGDLRKVVLGCALEVDLAAEVDLPDVLERLRRTYPNCYRFLVQPTDEAGFLGAPPERLVKKSGRQVLTEALAGSVGRGGTPEADETLAQSLVDSEKIQHEQRLVVDTIMTQLEPLGDVTEGEQTVRKLNNIQHLQTPITADLHEDGHVLDIVEALHPTPAVGGLPPETAAETIREVETFDRGWYAAPIGWFDADGDGEFLVGIRSGVAGGRRATLFAGNGIVADSDPQEEWDEIQLKYRPLLDELE from the coding sequence ATGGAACGAGCGCGTAGCGAGGGTACGGTGACGGCACCGGCGGTCGGGAGCGAGGGTGTGCTCGTCAGCCGGAGCCGTCCCATCGACGACGTCTCCTATCGGGCGTTCCTCGCCTCACGCGAGCCGCCCCGCCTCCACTGGGCCAACTTCGAGGGCCTCGAACTGGCCGGTGCGGGGGCCGCGGCCCGGCTGACCGCGAGCGGGCCGGACCGCTTCGAGCGCATCCGCGCGAGCGCCCAGACCCTCTTCGACGACGCCGACTGCACGAACGCGGACGCGCCGCGCCCCCGGCTGGTCGGGGGGTTCGCCTTCAGTGACGACCACGAACCGACCGAGACCTGGGCCGGCTTCGGCGCGGCCGAGTTCCTCCTCCCGGAGGTCCAGCTCACCCGCACCGACGACGGCACCTGGCTGACCGTGAACCGCTACGGGCGACACGTCGACCCGACCAGCGTCGAGGCCCAGCTGGACCGGGCCGCCGACGCGGTCGCCGACCTGCCCGCGATGCGACCCCGCGGCGGGACCCCCGGCGTCGTCTCGACCCGGCGGACCACGACCAAGGACGTCTGGACCGACCAGGTCGCCGACGCCGTCGACCGCATCAACGCGGGCGACCTCCGGAAGGTCGTCCTCGGCTGCGCGCTGGAGGTCGACCTCGCCGCAGAGGTGGACCTGCCGGACGTGCTCGAACGCCTGCGCCGCACCTACCCGAACTGCTATCGCTTCCTCGTCCAGCCCACCGACGAGGCCGGCTTCCTCGGGGCACCCCCGGAACGCCTCGTCAAGAAGTCCGGGCGACAGGTCCTGACCGAGGCACTGGCCGGGTCCGTCGGCCGTGGCGGCACGCCCGAGGCCGACGAGACCCTCGCGCAGTCGCTCGTGGACTCCGAGAAGATACAGCACGAACAGCGCCTCGTCGTGGACACCATCATGACCCAGCTCGAACCCCTCGGCGACGTGACCGAGGGCGAGCAGACGGTGCGCAAACTGAACAACATCCAGCACCTCCAGACGCCCATCACCGCCGACCTCCACGAGGACGGCCACGTCCTCGACATCGTGGAGGCGCTGCACCCGACGCCCGCCGTCGGCGGGCTCCCGCCCGAGACCGCCGCCGAGACCATCCGCGAGGTCGAGACGTTCGACCGCGGCTGGTACGCCGCTCCCATCGGCTGGTTCGACGCTGACGGCGACGGGGAGTTCCTCGTCGGCATCCGGTCCGGCGTCGCCGGCGGCCGCCGGGCGACCCTGTTCGCCGGGAACGGCATCGTCGCCGACTCCGACCCGCAGGAGGAGTGGGACGAGATCCAGCTGAAGTACCGCCCGCTGCTCGACGAACTGGAATGA
- a CDS encoding 1,4-dihydroxy-2-naphthoate polyprenyltransferase encodes MTDTATADISKTKAWVMAARPQTLPAAAAPVIVGTAVAYYSDVFAALPAVMAFVGAALIQVGTNFANDYYDAKQGADTDDREGFTRVTQSGLIEADEVKRAMLVTFAVAIVTGSYLVWVGGIPILVVGLVSVASGIAYTGGPYPLGYNGLGDLFVFVFFGLVAVTGTYYVQAAAANPDYGPLGTGLPPLPDLPLALLASLPIAAISTNILVVNNVRDREEDSRTGKTTLAVAFGYRFARGEFLAMLAIAYLTPVALVLGFDTPATVLLPLLSLPLAATVTQTVLTRTDGAALNPALERVGQLLALYAVLSGIGFALPALLPGVV; translated from the coding sequence ATGACCGACACGGCGACTGCGGACATCTCGAAGACGAAGGCGTGGGTGATGGCCGCGCGGCCCCAGACGCTGCCGGCGGCCGCCGCGCCAGTCATCGTCGGCACGGCCGTCGCCTACTACAGCGACGTGTTCGCGGCCCTCCCGGCGGTGATGGCGTTCGTGGGTGCGGCGCTCATCCAGGTGGGGACGAACTTCGCGAACGACTACTACGACGCGAAACAGGGCGCCGACACCGACGACCGCGAGGGGTTCACCCGGGTCACCCAGTCCGGCCTCATCGAGGCCGACGAGGTGAAGCGGGCGATGCTGGTGACCTTCGCGGTCGCCATCGTCACCGGGAGCTACCTCGTCTGGGTCGGCGGTATCCCCATCCTCGTCGTCGGCCTCGTGAGCGTTGCCTCCGGCATCGCCTACACCGGCGGGCCGTACCCGCTGGGGTACAACGGTCTCGGCGACCTGTTCGTCTTCGTCTTCTTCGGGCTGGTCGCCGTCACCGGGACCTACTACGTGCAGGCCGCGGCCGCGAACCCGGACTACGGCCCCCTCGGGACCGGCCTCCCGCCCCTGCCGGACCTGCCCCTCGCACTGCTCGCCAGCCTGCCCATCGCGGCCATCTCCACGAACATCCTCGTCGTGAACAACGTCCGCGACCGGGAGGAGGATTCCAGAACCGGGAAGACGACGCTGGCGGTCGCCTTCGGCTACCGGTTCGCCCGCGGCGAGTTCCTCGCGATGCTCGCCATCGCCTACCTCACGCCGGTCGCGCTCGTCCTCGGGTTCGACACCCCGGCGACCGTCCTCCTGCCCCTGCTCTCGCTGCCCCTCGCGGCCACCGTCACGCAGACGGTGCTCACCCGGACCGACGGGGCGGCGCTCAACCCGGCGCTGGAACGCGTCGGCCAGTTGCTCGCGCTCTACGCGGTCCTCTCCGGCATCGGGTTCGCACTGCCAGCACTGCTCCCGGGGGTGGTCTGA
- a CDS encoding glycosyltransferase — MTDREPVSVLLPTIRWTVACDQLADQLREGDELFVICDSEADPVADHDPPEGVEILVAGDPEGCSGKANAVACGLDHATNDRFVWTDADFERDADWLDRLVAEGEAHGPASAVPFWYGDGFWALMEPWTAMFSTLLMYLGVGSTANIGWGGGLTFTRDELDCSVAALADELRQVLSDDGLVSQHLGDVHHVRSMVTPVEVPGDLRTTYARVVRFNRLTHVHEGMHGDLVVATGLAVAGGLFPFVVAPAVTLATGVAYAILGLRRPTFLLSFLGLFLVPLAILAGMVVTEFEWAGRRYRLADEYEVTVVGPAS, encoded by the coding sequence ATGACAGACCGCGAGCCGGTGAGCGTCCTGCTTCCGACCATCAGGTGGACAGTCGCGTGTGACCAGCTGGCCGACCAGCTCCGCGAGGGCGACGAACTCTTCGTCATCTGCGACAGCGAGGCCGACCCCGTCGCGGACCACGACCCGCCGGAGGGGGTCGAGATACTCGTCGCTGGCGACCCGGAGGGCTGCTCGGGGAAGGCGAACGCCGTCGCCTGCGGGCTGGACCACGCCACCAACGACCGGTTCGTCTGGACCGACGCGGACTTCGAGCGCGACGCGGACTGGCTCGACCGGCTCGTGGCCGAAGGGGAGGCCCACGGCCCGGCCTCGGCCGTCCCGTTCTGGTACGGTGACGGATTCTGGGCGCTCATGGAGCCGTGGACCGCGATGTTCTCGACGCTGTTGATGTACCTCGGCGTCGGGAGTACGGCCAACATCGGCTGGGGCGGCGGGCTCACGTTCACCCGGGACGAACTCGACTGCAGCGTCGCGGCACTCGCCGACGAACTGCGACAGGTCCTCAGCGACGACGGGCTCGTCTCGCAGCACCTCGGCGACGTCCACCACGTCAGGTCGATGGTGACGCCCGTCGAGGTCCCCGGCGACCTGCGGACCACCTACGCCAGGGTCGTCCGGTTCAACCGGCTCACACACGTTCACGAGGGGATGCACGGCGACCTCGTCGTCGCGACCGGGCTGGCCGTCGCCGGCGGGCTGTTCCCGTTCGTCGTCGCGCCGGCGGTGACGCTGGCGACCGGGGTGGCCTACGCCATCCTCGGGCTCCGGCGCCCGACGTTCCTGCTCTCGTTCCTCGGCCTGTTCCTCGTCCCGCTGGCCATCCTCGCCGGGATGGTCGTCACCGAGTTCGAGTGGGCCGGGCGCCGGTACCGGCTGGCGGACGAGTACGAGGTCACGGTCGTCGGTCCTGCCAGCTGA
- a CDS encoding sulfite oxidase-like oxidoreductase — protein MTVQDVTDLYEEFGSDRLPPGQRETSKFPVLSKSGTPPFDPETWEFTVTGAVEEELSFTWEEFQELPSVTQRQDFHCVTGWSKFDCEFTGVTFPTLAELAGVQDDACHVMFAGMDDYTTDLPLEQCMREEVLFAWDFDGEPLPRDHGGPLRVVTPHRYAYKGAKWVDGVEFLTEPERGYWELRGYSDSANPWNEERYS, from the coding sequence ATGACTGTCCAAGACGTGACCGACCTGTACGAGGAGTTCGGGTCGGACCGCCTCCCCCCGGGCCAGCGCGAGACCTCGAAGTTCCCGGTGCTCTCCAAGAGCGGGACACCGCCGTTCGACCCCGAGACGTGGGAGTTCACCGTGACGGGCGCCGTCGAGGAGGAGCTCTCGTTCACCTGGGAGGAGTTCCAGGAGCTCCCGAGCGTGACCCAGCGACAGGACTTCCACTGCGTCACCGGCTGGTCGAAGTTCGACTGCGAGTTCACGGGCGTCACCTTCCCCACCCTCGCGGAGCTGGCCGGCGTCCAGGACGACGCCTGCCACGTCATGTTCGCCGGCATGGACGACTACACGACCGACCTGCCTCTGGAGCAGTGCATGCGCGAGGAGGTGCTGTTCGCGTGGGACTTCGACGGCGAGCCCCTCCCCCGCGACCACGGCGGCCCGCTCCGGGTCGTCACCCCGCACCGCTACGCCTACAAGGGCGCGAAGTGGGTCGACGGCGTCGAGTTCCTCACCGAACCCGAGCGCGGCTACTGGGAGCTTCGCGGGTACTCCGACAGCGCGAACCCCTGGAACGAGGAGCGCTACAGTTAA
- a CDS encoding ribbon-helix-helix domain-containing protein, translating to MPKVEINIPEHLEMQITQMVERGEFVNREEAIEDLLSTGLKAYKTSGPIEDDEPGGGFEDDGMMGHEDEYVF from the coding sequence ATGCCGAAAGTCGAGATCAACATCCCGGAACACCTGGAGATGCAGATCACCCAGATGGTCGAGCGTGGCGAGTTCGTGAACCGTGAAGAGGCCATCGAGGACCTCCTGTCGACCGGGCTGAAGGCCTACAAGACGAGTGGCCCCATCGAGGACGACGAACCCGGCGGTGGGTTCGAGGACGACGGGATGATGGGCCACGAGGACGAGTACGTCTTCTAG